A part of Biomphalaria glabrata chromosome 3, xgBioGlab47.1, whole genome shotgun sequence genomic DNA contains:
- the LOC106071725 gene encoding dehydrogenase/reductase SDR family member 7-like isoform X2, whose amino-acid sequence MRLRMAAESLSGKVVWITGASSGIGEHIAYQLASVGCKLVLSARRKEELERVKQTCLMTNRGTLSDDDILVLPLDIIKFESHKSAVKQVLDHFKKIDILINNAGRFQQAWWTDIDLEVDRHIFELNVLGPVSLTQAVLPHMIERKAGQIAVMSSLAGITAAPGSRSYCGSKHALHGYYDVLRFELCAHNIDVTIICPGPVKSELLTNAVTGKKEEPLKNHSKIFRKQMSTERCAYLSCLAIANRMYEVWISIPPFVLFTFGMTYLATFSKWMCTTPCIRRFFNLPKRK is encoded by the exons atgcgtttacgtatggctgcag aaagtctgtctggtaaagtTGTATGGATCACAGGAGCTTCCAGTGGTATTGGGGAACATATTGCTTACCAGTTGGCGTCTGTTGGGTGTAAGCTGGTTTTGTCTGCAAGAAGAAAGGAAGAACTAGAAAGAGTCAAACAAACTTGTTTGATGACTAACag GGGTACACTATCAGATGATGATATTTTAGTTTTACCTTTGGACATAATCAAATTTGAAAGCCACAAGTCTgcagtaaaacaagttttggaTCATTTCAAAAAG attgacaTTCTAATCAACAATGCTGGCAGATTTCAACAGGCTTGGTGGACAGACATTGATTTGGAAGTTGATCGGCATATTTTCGAGTTAAATGTTTTAGGGCCAGTGTCCTTGACCCAGGCTGTGCTGCCACATATGATTGAACGCAAAGCAGGACAAATAGCAGTTATGAGTAGTTTAGCTGGCATAACAG CTGCTCCTGGGTCAAGGTCATATTGTGGCAGTAAACATGCACTACAT GGCTACTATGACGTCCTACGCTTTGAGTTATGCGCCCATAACATTGATGTGACAATAATCTGCCCTGGCCCAGTCAAGTCAGAGCTTTTGACAAATGCAGTGACAGGAAAGAAAGAGGAG CCACTCAAAAATCATTCCAAGATATTTCGAAAGCAAATGAGCACCGAGAGATGTGCCTATTTGTCTTGTCTGGCCATTGCTAACCGAATGTATGAAGTCTGGATCAGCATCCCCCCATTTGTACTATTTACCTTTGGCATGACATATCTAGCAACATTTAGTAAATG GATGTGCACTACACCATGTATTAGGAGATTTTTCAATCtgccaaaaagaaaatga
- the LOC106071725 gene encoding dehydrogenase/reductase SDR family member 7-like isoform X1, whose translation MCLGLVCIGLYPFLLLALLMFFMCVYDADINVFVRSLWGKPIESLSGKVVWITGASSGIGEHIAYQLASVGCKLVLSARRKEELERVKQTCLMTNRGTLSDDDILVLPLDIIKFESHKSAVKQVLDHFKKIDILINNAGRFQQAWWTDIDLEVDRHIFELNVLGPVSLTQAVLPHMIERKAGQIAVMSSLAGITAAPGSRSYCGSKHALHGYYDVLRFELCAHNIDVTIICPGPVKSELLTNAVTGKKEEPLKNHSKIFRKQMSTERCAYLSCLAIANRMYEVWISIPPFVLFTFGMTYLATFSKWMCTTPCIRRFFNLPKRK comes from the exons ATGTGTTTGGGACTAGTGTGCATTGGTTTATATCCTTTCCTCTTACTTGCCCTACTTATGTTTTTTATGTGTGTTTATGACGCTGACATAAATGTCTTTGTTCGGTCATTGTGGGGCAAGCCAATAG aaagtctgtctggtaaagtTGTATGGATCACAGGAGCTTCCAGTGGTATTGGGGAACATATTGCTTACCAGTTGGCGTCTGTTGGGTGTAAGCTGGTTTTGTCTGCAAGAAGAAAGGAAGAACTAGAAAGAGTCAAACAAACTTGTTTGATGACTAACag GGGTACACTATCAGATGATGATATTTTAGTTTTACCTTTGGACATAATCAAATTTGAAAGCCACAAGTCTgcagtaaaacaagttttggaTCATTTCAAAAAG attgacaTTCTAATCAACAATGCTGGCAGATTTCAACAGGCTTGGTGGACAGACATTGATTTGGAAGTTGATCGGCATATTTTCGAGTTAAATGTTTTAGGGCCAGTGTCCTTGACCCAGGCTGTGCTGCCACATATGATTGAACGCAAAGCAGGACAAATAGCAGTTATGAGTAGTTTAGCTGGCATAACAG CTGCTCCTGGGTCAAGGTCATATTGTGGCAGTAAACATGCACTACAT GGCTACTATGACGTCCTACGCTTTGAGTTATGCGCCCATAACATTGATGTGACAATAATCTGCCCTGGCCCAGTCAAGTCAGAGCTTTTGACAAATGCAGTGACAGGAAAGAAAGAGGAG CCACTCAAAAATCATTCCAAGATATTTCGAAAGCAAATGAGCACCGAGAGATGTGCCTATTTGTCTTGTCTGGCCATTGCTAACCGAATGTATGAAGTCTGGATCAGCATCCCCCCATTTGTACTATTTACCTTTGGCATGACATATCTAGCAACATTTAGTAAATG GATGTGCACTACACCATGTATTAGGAGATTTTTCAATCtgccaaaaagaaaatga